One Burkholderia vietnamiensis LMG 10929 genomic window carries:
- a CDS encoding type 1 glutamine amidotransferase domain-containing protein: MKILVVLTSHDTLGDTGKKTGFWLEELAAPYYAFKDAGVDLTLASPKGGQPPLDPKSSDPSAQTDATRRFDADPAAKAELAATRKLTDVSVDDYDAVFYPGGHGPLWDLAEDLHSIGLIERALSAGKPVAAVCHAPGVLRHVKDPATGESVVRGKRVTGFTNSEEAAVELTEVVPFLVEDMLKTNGAQFERSADWAPHVVTDGLLITGQNPASSAPAAEALLAKLGRQ, translated from the coding sequence ATGAAGATTCTGGTTGTCCTGACCTCGCACGACACGCTCGGCGACACCGGCAAGAAAACCGGCTTCTGGCTCGAGGAGCTGGCCGCGCCGTACTACGCGTTCAAGGATGCGGGCGTCGATCTGACGCTCGCGTCGCCGAAGGGCGGCCAGCCGCCGCTCGACCCGAAGAGCAGCGATCCGTCCGCGCAGACGGACGCGACGCGCCGCTTCGACGCCGATCCCGCCGCCAAGGCCGAACTGGCGGCCACGCGCAAGCTGACCGACGTGTCGGTCGACGACTACGACGCGGTGTTCTACCCGGGCGGCCACGGCCCGCTGTGGGATCTCGCCGAGGATCTGCATTCGATCGGCCTGATCGAGCGCGCCCTGTCGGCCGGCAAACCGGTCGCGGCCGTCTGCCACGCGCCGGGCGTGTTGCGCCACGTGAAGGACCCGGCCACCGGCGAGTCGGTCGTGCGCGGCAAGCGCGTGACCGGCTTCACCAACAGCGAGGAAGCGGCCGTCGAGCTGACGGAAGTGGTGCCGTTCCTCGTCGAGGACATGCTGAAGACCAACGGCGCGCAGTTCGAGCGCAGCGCCGACTGGGCGCCGCACGTCGTCACCGACGGGCTGCTGATCACCGGGCAGAACCCCGCGTCGTCGGCGCCCGCGGCCGAGGCGCTGCTCGCGAAGCTCGGCCGCCAGTAA
- a CDS encoding glycoside hydrolase family 68 protein: protein MTRFPFCRATAAKRLLFAGAALAAFAGAAQAQTSGAPAPTPHTQQAHDPESNFTMRWTRADIRQIVAQSHTSGADRNSLPQALTMPAIPQDFPLINSDVWVWDTWPLADLRANQLSYKGWEVIFSLTADPHAGYTFDDRHVHARIGFFYRRAGVPAALRPANGGWIWGGHLFPDGASVKVFGTSPMTNNAEWSGSARLTHGDNVSLYYTATSFNRSAPGGADITPPQAIITRADGHIHADDKHVWFTGFDDHKALLQPDGNYYQTGQQNTYFSFRDPFVFTDPAHPGKTYMVFEGNTGGPRGARTCTEADLGYAPNDPYREDLNAVMNAGAVYQKANVGLAVATDPQLTEWKFLPPILSANCVDDQTERPQIYLKDGKYYLFTISHRTTMAAGVDGPDGVYGFVGNGIRSDFQPLNGGSGLVLGNPTDFSAPAGAPYAQDPNQNPREFQSYSHYVMPGGLVESFIDAIGPRRGGTLAPTVKVNINGTSTAVDRSYGRGGLGGYGEIPSNLPATGAGHNDGGPGTRP, encoded by the coding sequence ATGACACGCTTTCCCTTTTGCCGCGCGACCGCGGCCAAACGTTTGCTGTTCGCCGGCGCCGCACTGGCCGCCTTCGCGGGCGCTGCGCAAGCGCAGACCTCCGGCGCACCCGCGCCCACGCCTCACACGCAGCAGGCGCATGACCCCGAGAGCAACTTCACGATGCGCTGGACCCGTGCGGACATCCGTCAGATCGTCGCACAGTCGCACACGTCCGGCGCCGACCGGAACTCGCTGCCGCAGGCGTTGACGATGCCCGCCATCCCGCAGGATTTCCCGCTGATCAATTCGGACGTCTGGGTGTGGGACACCTGGCCGCTGGCGGACCTGCGCGCGAACCAGCTCAGCTACAAGGGCTGGGAAGTCATCTTCTCGCTGACCGCCGACCCGCACGCCGGCTATACCTTCGACGACCGCCACGTGCATGCGCGCATCGGCTTCTTCTATCGCCGCGCGGGCGTGCCGGCAGCGCTGCGGCCGGCGAACGGCGGCTGGATCTGGGGCGGGCATCTGTTCCCGGACGGGGCGAGCGTGAAGGTGTTCGGCACGTCGCCGATGACCAACAACGCCGAATGGTCGGGCTCCGCGCGCCTCACGCATGGCGACAACGTCAGCCTGTACTACACCGCGACGTCGTTCAACCGCTCGGCACCGGGCGGCGCCGACATCACGCCGCCGCAGGCGATCATCACGCGCGCCGACGGCCATATCCATGCCGACGACAAGCATGTGTGGTTCACCGGCTTCGACGACCACAAGGCGCTGCTGCAGCCCGACGGCAACTACTACCAGACCGGCCAGCAGAACACCTACTTCTCGTTCCGCGACCCGTTCGTGTTCACCGATCCCGCACACCCCGGCAAGACCTACATGGTGTTCGAAGGCAATACCGGCGGCCCCCGCGGCGCACGCACCTGCACGGAAGCCGATCTCGGCTACGCGCCGAACGATCCGTACCGTGAGGACCTCAACGCCGTGATGAACGCGGGCGCAGTGTATCAAAAGGCCAACGTCGGTCTTGCGGTGGCCACCGACCCGCAACTCACCGAGTGGAAGTTCCTGCCGCCGATCCTGTCGGCGAACTGCGTCGACGACCAGACGGAGCGCCCGCAGATCTATCTGAAGGACGGCAAGTACTACCTGTTCACGATCAGCCACCGCACCACGATGGCCGCGGGCGTCGACGGCCCCGACGGCGTCTACGGCTTCGTCGGCAACGGCATCCGCAGCGACTTCCAGCCGCTGAACGGCGGCAGCGGCCTCGTGCTCGGCAACCCGACCGACTTCTCCGCACCGGCCGGCGCCCCGTATGCGCAGGACCCGAATCAGAATCCGCGCGAATTCCAGTCGTATTCGCACTACGTGATGCCGGGCGGGCTCGTCGAGTCGTTCATCGACGCGATCGGCCCGCGCCGCGGCGGCACGCTCGCGCCGACCGTGAAGGTGAACATCAACGGCACGTCGACGGCGGTCGACCGCAGCTACGGCCGCGGCGGCCTCGGCGGATACGGCGAGATTCCGTCGAATCTGCCGGCGACGGGCGCCGGCCACAACGACGGCGGCCCCGGCACGCGGCCGTAA
- a CDS encoding SDR family oxidoreductase, translating into MQRFEGKTVLVTGGNSGIGLAAARAFAAEGARVVITGRDEHTLEAARATLGHGALAIRNEVGSVASARALADALGAAGVRLDAVFVNAGVAKLAPFADTDEALWDLVFGTNVKGAYFQIQALVPLLNRGASIVINGSINAHIGMPGSSVYAASKAAVNSLAKTLSTELLPNGVRVNVVSPGPVQTPLYGKLGLDAATLDETADKIKGLVPLGRFGTPDEIASTVLHLSAPESAFIVGAEIIASGGMGLL; encoded by the coding sequence ATGCAACGTTTCGAAGGAAAGACGGTACTCGTCACGGGCGGCAACAGCGGCATCGGCCTGGCGGCCGCACGGGCATTCGCGGCCGAAGGCGCGCGCGTCGTCATCACCGGCCGCGACGAGCACACGCTCGAAGCGGCCCGCGCGACGCTCGGGCACGGCGCGCTCGCGATCCGCAACGAAGTCGGCAGCGTCGCGTCGGCGCGCGCGCTGGCCGACGCGCTCGGCGCGGCCGGCGTGCGGCTCGATGCGGTGTTCGTCAACGCGGGCGTCGCCAAACTCGCGCCGTTCGCGGACACCGACGAGGCGCTGTGGGACCTCGTGTTCGGCACCAACGTGAAGGGCGCGTACTTCCAGATCCAGGCGCTCGTCCCGCTGTTGAATCGCGGCGCGTCGATCGTGATCAACGGCTCGATCAACGCGCATATCGGCATGCCGGGCTCGTCGGTGTATGCGGCGAGCAAGGCTGCGGTCAATTCGTTGGCGAAGACGCTGTCGACGGAGTTGCTGCCGAACGGCGTGCGCGTGAACGTGGTGAGTCCGGGGCCGGTCCAGACACCGCTGTACGGCAAGCTCGGGCTCGACGCGGCGACGCTCGACGAGACCGCCGACAAGATCAAGGGGCTCGTGCCCCTCGGCCGGTTCGGCACGCCTGACGAAATCGCTTCGACCGTGCTGCATCTGAGCGCGCCCGAATCGGCGTTCATCGTGGGCGCGGAGATCATCGCGTCGGGCGGGATGGGCTTGCTCTGA
- a CDS encoding carboxymuconolactone decarboxylase family protein codes for MQPRLNFYTASPNAIKVMRNAEEFLGKCSIEKPLAELVRLRASQINGCAFCVDMHTSDARKGGETDRRLATVVTWRETPFFTERERAALEWTEALTLVAGSHVPDSVWEAVRPHFTDEELFDLSMLIATINSWNRFAIAFRKMPE; via the coding sequence ATGCAACCCCGCCTGAACTTCTATACCGCCAGCCCGAACGCGATCAAGGTGATGCGCAACGCCGAGGAATTCCTCGGGAAGTGCTCGATCGAAAAGCCGCTCGCCGAGCTCGTCCGCCTGCGCGCGTCGCAGATCAACGGCTGCGCGTTCTGCGTCGACATGCACACGAGCGATGCCCGCAAGGGCGGCGAAACCGATCGCCGCCTCGCGACCGTCGTCACGTGGCGCGAGACGCCGTTCTTCACCGAGCGCGAACGCGCAGCGCTCGAATGGACCGAAGCGTTGACACTCGTCGCCGGCAGCCACGTGCCCGATTCGGTGTGGGAAGCCGTCCGGCCGCACTTCACCGATGAAGAACTGTTCGACCTGTCGATGCTGATCGCCACGATCAATTCGTGGAACCGCTTCGCGATCGCGTTCCGCAAGATGCCCGAGTGA
- a CDS encoding PLP-dependent aminotransferase family protein, giving the protein MDIAIRIEGRHDLTGQIFRQLRTAIVDGRLEGGARLPSTRDLAKQLGVSRKTTLDAFERLVAEGYLSTRAGDGTFVADGLARVPHAAAAAASLVDGTPPPAAVSALALWDELPDTLAMPAPQDSPAFDFRGGVTDKALFPFDAWRRCLHHALRQQARGPGQYHDPAGDAQLRGAIARYVGFSRAVACGWDDVLVTQGAQQALDLVARVMLRPGDVVAVENPGYPPARAAFASLGATVAGVPVDAHGLVIEQLPNDARLVYVTPSHQFPLGMPMTLERRIALLEWAQRRRAVIVEDDYDGEFRFEGRPVESLKSLDRTGLVVYVGTFSKTIFPELRIGYAIAPRALRGALAKARQIVGWHSCTLTQAALARFMLEGDFARHLRRVQKHYDARRKMLLAHLHGELAHWFDAIVPTAGIHVAAPLKPGLDEAALIRAARAEGIGLYGISGFHVGAGARAGLLFGYGGIDVLRIDTALARLAVLLKSGGAGAMPVVT; this is encoded by the coding sequence ATGGACATCGCGATCCGCATCGAAGGCCGGCACGACCTGACCGGGCAAATCTTCCGGCAATTGCGCACCGCGATCGTCGACGGGCGGCTTGAAGGCGGCGCGCGGCTGCCGTCCACCCGCGATCTCGCGAAGCAGCTCGGCGTATCGCGCAAGACGACGCTCGACGCGTTCGAGCGCCTCGTCGCCGAGGGTTATCTGAGCACGCGCGCGGGCGACGGCACGTTCGTCGCCGACGGGCTCGCGCGCGTTCCGCATGCGGCCGCGGCCGCCGCGTCGCTGGTCGACGGCACGCCGCCGCCCGCCGCCGTCAGCGCACTGGCGCTGTGGGACGAACTGCCCGACACGCTCGCCATGCCGGCGCCGCAGGACTCGCCCGCGTTCGACTTCCGCGGCGGCGTGACCGACAAGGCGCTGTTCCCGTTCGACGCGTGGCGGCGCTGCCTGCATCACGCGTTGCGCCAGCAGGCGCGCGGCCCCGGCCAGTACCACGACCCGGCCGGCGACGCGCAGCTGCGCGGCGCGATCGCCCGCTACGTCGGGTTCAGCCGCGCGGTCGCGTGCGGCTGGGACGACGTGCTGGTCACCCAGGGCGCACAACAGGCGCTCGACCTCGTCGCGCGCGTGATGCTGCGGCCCGGCGACGTGGTCGCCGTCGAGAATCCCGGCTATCCGCCCGCGCGCGCGGCGTTCGCGTCACTCGGCGCCACGGTGGCGGGCGTGCCGGTCGACGCACACGGCCTCGTGATCGAGCAACTGCCCAACGACGCACGGCTCGTCTACGTGACGCCGTCGCACCAGTTCCCGCTCGGGATGCCGATGACGCTCGAGCGGCGCATCGCGCTGCTCGAATGGGCGCAGCGCCGCCGCGCGGTGATCGTCGAAGACGACTACGACGGCGAATTCCGCTTCGAGGGCCGGCCGGTGGAATCGTTGAAGAGCCTCGACCGTACGGGCCTCGTCGTGTACGTCGGCACGTTCTCCAAAACGATCTTTCCCGAACTGCGGATCGGCTATGCGATCGCGCCGCGCGCACTGCGCGGCGCGCTTGCGAAGGCGCGGCAGATCGTCGGCTGGCACAGCTGCACGCTGACGCAGGCGGCGCTCGCCCGCTTCATGCTCGAAGGCGATTTCGCGCGGCATCTGCGGCGCGTGCAGAAGCACTACGACGCGCGCCGCAAGATGCTGCTCGCGCATCTGCACGGCGAGCTGGCGCACTGGTTCGACGCGATCGTGCCGACCGCCGGCATCCACGTGGCCGCGCCGCTGAAACCGGGGCTCGACGAAGCGGCGCTGATCCGGGCGGCCCGCGCAGAAGGCATCGGGCTGTACGGAATCTCGGGCTTCCACGTCGGCGCGGGCGCACGCGCCGGGCTGCTGTTCGGATACGGCGGAATCGACGTGCTGCGCATCGACACCGCGCTCGCCCGGCTCGCCGTGCTGCTGAAATCCGGGGGTGCCGGTGCGATGCCGGTGGTCACCTGA
- a CDS encoding glycoside hydrolase family 32 protein, with amino-acid sequence MTSTFPCFFLRLAGLLLACSAGVQAASAACTATPADGTPQWRPAFHYTPQRNWMNDPNGLVYENGRYHLFYQYNPLGADWGNMSWGHATSTDLVHWHEQPVAMRANATEEIFSGSIVADPHNTSGLGTPGDTPLVAVYTSVYKEGSGHPPGTQAQSIAYSLDHGASWQPYAHNPVLTLDPESKAFRDPKVSWYAPGRYWLMTTVVADAQVVKLYRSDDLIHWSFLSDFTLPGVPHTGALWEMPDLVPLPVDDDPRHIKWVMIVNVNPWSIAGGSGAMYFVGEFDGRTFVPDRVAPAGSDPAQFRWVDHGADFYAAGTFSGAPGRRPLAIAWMSNWDYAAKSPTAPWRGAMTLPRELALETIDGEPTLVVTPAAAFTGWADRRPAVHVGTLEVDSAARALPPATRGVAQRIQVTIAPGQAARAGVVVRASADGSIGTRIVYDTAARTLTLDRSRSGTPDFAATFSRQHIVALPLENGLLRLDIIVDRGSVEVFANGGRTVLTDVVFPPADADRVSVFVERGTATFSGLTVTPLGAHDRAGEGDCVASAR; translated from the coding sequence ATGACATCGACTTTCCCCTGCTTTTTCCTCCGGCTCGCCGGACTCCTGCTCGCCTGCTCGGCCGGCGTACAGGCGGCGAGCGCCGCCTGCACCGCAACGCCCGCCGACGGCACGCCGCAATGGCGGCCCGCATTCCATTACACGCCGCAACGCAACTGGATGAACGACCCCAACGGCCTCGTCTACGAGAACGGCCGCTATCACCTGTTCTATCAGTACAACCCGCTGGGCGCCGACTGGGGCAACATGTCGTGGGGCCATGCGACCAGCACCGACCTCGTCCACTGGCACGAGCAGCCGGTCGCCATGCGCGCGAACGCGACCGAGGAAATCTTCTCCGGCTCGATCGTCGCGGACCCGCACAACACTTCCGGCCTCGGCACGCCGGGCGACACGCCGCTGGTCGCGGTGTACACGAGCGTCTACAAGGAAGGTTCGGGGCACCCGCCGGGCACCCAGGCGCAGTCGATCGCGTACAGCCTCGACCACGGCGCAAGCTGGCAACCGTACGCGCACAATCCGGTACTGACGCTCGATCCGGAATCGAAGGCGTTCCGCGACCCGAAGGTCTCGTGGTACGCACCGGGGCGCTACTGGCTGATGACGACGGTGGTCGCGGACGCGCAGGTGGTCAAGCTCTACCGTTCCGACGACCTGATCCATTGGTCGTTCCTGAGCGACTTCACGTTGCCGGGCGTGCCGCATACCGGCGCACTGTGGGAGATGCCCGATCTCGTGCCGCTACCCGTCGATGACGATCCGCGGCACATCAAGTGGGTGATGATCGTCAACGTCAATCCGTGGTCGATTGCCGGCGGCTCCGGCGCGATGTACTTCGTCGGCGAGTTCGACGGCCGCACGTTCGTTCCCGACCGTGTCGCCCCGGCCGGCTCCGACCCTGCGCAATTCCGCTGGGTCGATCACGGCGCCGACTTCTACGCGGCCGGGACGTTTTCCGGTGCGCCGGGCCGCCGCCCGCTCGCGATCGCGTGGATGAGCAACTGGGACTACGCGGCGAAATCGCCGACCGCGCCGTGGCGCGGCGCGATGACGTTGCCGCGCGAACTCGCACTCGAGACGATCGACGGGGAGCCGACGCTCGTCGTCACGCCGGCCGCTGCATTCACCGGCTGGGCCGACCGGCGGCCCGCGGTGCACGTGGGCACGCTGGAAGTCGATTCGGCCGCGCGCGCATTGCCGCCGGCCACCCGCGGCGTCGCACAGCGCATCCAGGTGACGATCGCACCTGGGCAGGCGGCCCGCGCAGGCGTCGTCGTGCGGGCGTCGGCGGACGGCTCGATCGGCACGCGCATCGTGTACGACACCGCCGCGCGCACGCTGACGCTCGACCGCTCACGCTCCGGCACACCTGACTTCGCCGCCACCTTCAGCCGCCAGCACATCGTCGCCTTGCCGCTCGAGAACGGCTTGCTGCGACTCGACATCATCGTCGATCGCGGGTCCGTCGAAGTGTTTGCCAACGGCGGCCGCACGGTGCTGACGGACGTGGTCTTCCCGCCCGCCGACGCGGACCGGGTTTCGGTATTCGTCGAACGGGGCACTGCGACGTTCTCGGGACTGACGGTGACGCCGCTCGGCGCGCACGACCGGGCCGGCGAAGGCGACTGCGTGGCTTCTGCGCGCTAG
- a CDS encoding NADH:flavin oxidoreductase/NADH oxidase, producing the protein MSALFEPFKLKDVTLRNRIAVPPMCQYVAEEGVVNDWHHVHLAGIARGGAGLVIAEATAVAPEGRITPGCAGLWTDAQAEAFAPSVAAIKAAGAVPGIQIAHAGRKASANRPWEGDDHIAEGDPRGWQTIAPSAIPFGAHLPKMPRAMTHDDIARVQADFVASAQRARDLGFEWLELHFAHGYLGQSFFSVHSNQRDDEYGGSAENRGRFLVDTLKAVRRVWPEHLPLTARLGVIEYDGRDEETLAESIALVQRMKQEGLDMLSVSVGFSTPDAQIPWGPAFLAPIAQRVRRETGLPVSSAWGIDTPQLANRVVAEQQLDLVMVGRAHLADPHWPYYAAKQLGVERPSWTLPAPYAHWLERYRVADKVA; encoded by the coding sequence ATGTCTGCCCTGTTCGAACCGTTCAAACTCAAGGATGTCACGCTGCGCAACCGTATTGCGGTGCCGCCGATGTGCCAGTACGTCGCCGAGGAAGGCGTCGTGAACGACTGGCATCACGTTCATCTGGCCGGCATCGCGCGCGGCGGCGCCGGTCTCGTGATCGCGGAAGCGACGGCCGTGGCGCCGGAAGGCCGCATCACGCCGGGATGCGCCGGGTTGTGGACCGATGCGCAGGCCGAAGCATTCGCGCCGTCGGTCGCGGCGATCAAGGCGGCCGGCGCGGTTCCCGGCATCCAGATCGCGCATGCGGGCCGCAAGGCGAGCGCGAACCGTCCGTGGGAAGGCGACGACCACATCGCGGAAGGCGACCCGCGCGGCTGGCAGACCATCGCGCCGTCGGCGATCCCGTTCGGCGCGCATTTGCCGAAGATGCCGCGCGCGATGACGCACGACGACATCGCGCGCGTGCAGGCCGATTTCGTCGCGTCGGCGCAGCGCGCCCGCGACCTCGGCTTCGAATGGCTCGAACTGCATTTCGCGCACGGCTATCTCGGCCAGAGCTTCTTCTCGGTTCACTCGAACCAGCGCGACGACGAGTACGGCGGTTCGGCCGAAAACCGCGGCCGCTTCCTCGTCGACACGCTGAAAGCCGTCCGCCGGGTATGGCCCGAGCATCTGCCGCTGACCGCGCGTCTCGGCGTGATCGAATACGACGGCCGCGATGAAGAGACGCTCGCCGAATCGATCGCGCTCGTGCAGCGGATGAAGCAGGAAGGGCTCGACATGCTGAGCGTGTCGGTCGGCTTCTCGACGCCGGATGCGCAGATTCCGTGGGGGCCGGCGTTCCTCGCGCCGATCGCGCAACGCGTGCGCCGCGAGACCGGCCTGCCGGTGTCGTCCGCGTGGGGCATCGACACGCCGCAGCTCGCGAATCGCGTCGTGGCCGAGCAGCAGCTCGACCTCGTGATGGTCGGCCGCGCCCATCTGGCCGATCCGCACTGGCCGTACTATGCGGCCAAGCAGCTCGGCGTCGAGCGGCCGTCGTGGACGCTGCCCGCGCCGTACGCGCAT
- a CDS encoding LacI family DNA-binding transcriptional regulator — MKVNLKALSDALGLSRTTVSRALNGYDDVSEATRERVMRAARELGYVADPTARRLATGRADTIGIVYPFGAGDLGDPRFGEVVAGVTERLAERNLDFIIAAARPNAELDTYRRLVEGKLVDGLIVARTLVDDPRLAYLRSSAFPYVAYGRTRVSEPYAWFDFDNEAGARDAVRRLIGLGHRRIAMISAPLALNFAMQRRAGYLAALREAGIEPDPAWQIECAFTRDGGREGVEALLAASEPPTALLVDNNIAGCGAFRALVERGLRLGHDMSLIVYDGVPPDVALPHRVTAVVQPTGHTTGRALAELMLGLLADGVHGQRLEHAVLEIGDTDGPPPR; from the coding sequence GTGAAGGTGAATCTGAAGGCGCTGTCGGATGCGCTCGGGCTGTCGCGCACGACGGTCAGCCGTGCGCTGAACGGCTATGACGACGTGAGCGAGGCGACCCGCGAGCGTGTGATGAGGGCTGCGCGCGAACTCGGCTATGTGGCCGACCCGACCGCACGCCGGCTCGCGACGGGGCGGGCCGACACCATCGGCATCGTTTATCCGTTCGGCGCGGGCGATCTGGGCGACCCGCGTTTCGGCGAAGTGGTCGCGGGCGTGACCGAGCGGCTCGCGGAACGCAATCTCGACTTCATCATCGCGGCCGCGCGGCCGAACGCGGAACTGGACACCTATCGGCGCCTCGTCGAAGGCAAACTCGTCGACGGCTTGATCGTTGCGCGCACACTGGTCGACGATCCGCGGCTCGCCTACCTGCGATCGAGCGCGTTTCCGTACGTCGCCTACGGCCGCACCCGCGTCAGCGAGCCCTATGCGTGGTTCGATTTCGACAACGAGGCGGGCGCGCGCGACGCCGTGCGGCGGCTGATCGGCCTCGGTCATCGCCGTATCGCGATGATCAGCGCGCCGCTGGCGCTCAATTTCGCGATGCAGCGCCGTGCCGGTTATCTCGCGGCGCTGCGCGAGGCGGGCATCGAGCCTGATCCGGCATGGCAAATCGAATGCGCGTTTACGCGCGACGGCGGACGCGAAGGCGTCGAGGCGCTTCTCGCCGCATCCGAACCGCCGACGGCGCTGCTCGTCGACAACAACATCGCCGGCTGCGGTGCGTTTCGCGCGCTGGTCGAACGCGGCCTGCGCCTCGGTCACGACATGTCGTTGATCGTCTACGACGGCGTGCCGCCCGATGTCGCGCTTCCGCATCGCGTGACCGCGGTGGTGCAGCCGACCGGCCATACGACCGGACGTGCGCTTGCCGAGTTGATGCTCGGGCTGCTTGCTGATGGCGTGCACGGGCAGCGGCTCGAGCACGCGGTGCTCGAGATCGGCGACACGGACGGGCCGCCGCCACGCTGA
- a CDS encoding cupin domain-containing protein — MTQTSMTLRRALVGAALALGVALPAAAQAHDGGDNVHAILQQPVPEAPGRLAVVATVDYAPGQASAAHKHLGSVFAVVSKGEVLSQVNDGPLRRYRAGEGWYEPPGSRHMVSRNASATEPAQLVVFGLTGEHQPLKSPIDP, encoded by the coding sequence ATGACGCAAACGAGCATGACGTTGCGCCGCGCGCTCGTCGGCGCCGCGCTCGCGCTGGGCGTCGCGCTGCCGGCCGCCGCGCAGGCGCACGACGGCGGCGACAACGTGCACGCCATCCTGCAGCAGCCGGTGCCCGAAGCGCCGGGCCGACTCGCGGTGGTCGCGACCGTCGACTACGCGCCCGGTCAGGCATCCGCCGCCCACAAGCATCTCGGCTCGGTGTTCGCGGTCGTGTCGAAAGGCGAAGTGCTGTCGCAGGTGAACGACGGCCCGCTGCGCCGTTATCGCGCCGGCGAAGGCTGGTACGAGCCGCCCGGCTCGCGCCACATGGTGTCGCGCAATGCGAGCGCGACCGAACCGGCGCAGCTCGTCGTGTTCGGGTTGACCGGCGAGCATCAGCCGCTGAAGTCGCCGATCGACCCGTGA
- a CDS encoding LysR family transcriptional regulator yields MLSEDELALLDAIRATGSLSRAAARLGKAPSTISHAARQLETRFDALLFDRRGYRLQLTPAGQLLTDEAARLALDVARLTQRVRQVASGWEDRLWIVSDEVLEFDTLLPVVRAFDALESGVSLRFTHEVLGGTWEALRDGRADLVIGATNEPPAIPGFKWFELGAMEWVFAVAPRHPLASVAGPLSRDAIGAHRAVVVADSSRRAVGRAYGLLGGQSLLAVPSMRAKILAQRDALGVGWLPRRRAATLLARGELLEKETADPREPNVLYVAWRGDRDGRALQWWLERLREPRLAQRLLDGIDVTG; encoded by the coding sequence ATGCTGTCCGAAGACGAACTCGCGTTGCTCGACGCGATCCGGGCGACCGGCAGCCTGTCGCGCGCCGCCGCGCGGCTCGGCAAGGCGCCGTCGACGATCTCGCACGCGGCGCGGCAGCTCGAAACCCGCTTCGACGCGCTGTTGTTCGACCGGCGCGGCTACCGGCTGCAGCTCACGCCGGCCGGTCAACTGCTGACCGACGAGGCGGCGCGCCTCGCGCTCGACGTCGCGCGGCTCACGCAGCGCGTGCGGCAGGTCGCGAGCGGCTGGGAGGACCGGCTGTGGATCGTCAGCGACGAGGTGCTCGAATTCGATACGCTGCTGCCGGTCGTACGCGCGTTCGATGCGCTCGAGTCGGGCGTGTCGCTGCGCTTCACGCACGAGGTGCTCGGCGGCACGTGGGAGGCGCTGCGCGACGGCCGCGCCGATCTGGTCATCGGTGCGACCAACGAGCCGCCCGCCATCCCCGGCTTCAAATGGTTCGAACTCGGGGCGATGGAATGGGTGTTCGCGGTCGCGCCGCGCCATCCGCTCGCATCGGTGGCCGGGCCGCTCAGCCGCGATGCGATCGGCGCCCATCGCGCGGTCGTGGTCGCCGATTCGTCGCGCCGGGCCGTCGGCCGCGCGTACGGGCTGCTCGGCGGCCAGTCGCTGCTCGCGGTGCCGTCGATGCGCGCGAAGATCCTCGCGCAGCGCGACGCGCTCGGCGTCGGCTGGCTGCCGCGCCGACGCGCCGCGACGCTGCTGGCGCGCGGCGAGCTGCTCGAGAAGGAGACCGCCGATCCGCGCGAACCGAACGTGCTGTACGTCGCGTGGCGCGGCGACCGCGACGGCCGCGCGCTGCAATGGTGGCTGGAACGGCTGCGCGAGCCGCGGCTCGCGCAGCGGTTGCTCGACGGAATCGACGTGACCGGGTGA